TACCTGAAGCACGGCATCACGACGCTGGCACTGGCCGCCGGTGTGCTCATGGTGGCGATCCTGCTGTTGTCGTTCACCGTCCGCTGGCGCCTGCTCGCCTTCGCCATCGTGGCGGTGGGCCTGGTGTGGGGGTTCGGCCTCGTGGGGTACTTCCACGTCCCGTTGACCCTGGCCACCATCGCGGCGCTGCCCGTGCTCCTCGGCGTCGGCATGGACTATTCGATCCAGATGCACTCCCGCATCGAGGAGGAGGTCGTCCTCGACCGCGCCACGCACCCGATCCAGGCCGCGGCCCGCGGTCTCGGCCCCGCCCTCCTCGTCGTCACCTTCGACGCCGTGTTCGCCTTCATGGCCCTGTGGTTCGCCAAGACCCCCGCCATCCGCGAGTTCGGGTCGCTGCTCGTGATCGGCATCATCGCCGTGTGCGTGTGCAGCATCATCGCCACGCTGGCCGTGCTGGGCATCCGCGAGTACAAGTCCCCCACCAAGGGGAGGGACTTCAGCCAAGGACGGCTCAGCCGGATCGTGGTGTTCCTCGGGAGCCTGCCGCAGCGCACCGCCGTCCCGCTGGCCATCGCCAGCGTCGTGATCCTGCTGTCGGGCATCGCCGTCGAGGGCAAGCTGGCCTTGCAGACCGACCCGATCCAATGGGTGAACCCGCACTCCCAGGCGATCAAGGACATCAAGCAGCTGAAGGCCGCCACGGGGTCCGACAACGAGATCGCCATGCGGATCTCCACCAACCACCCGTGGAGCGACCAGACGGTCAAGTACGTGGTGAACTTCTCGCGCCAGCTCGAGGCCAAGTACCCCACCGGCCTCTTCCCCGCCGCCGGGCTCATCAACACCATCGACCAGTTCGTCACCGTCAAGGGCATGAAGGACGTCCCCCCCACCGGCGCCGACATGGAGGGCATCTACCTGATCGCGCCCCCGGGCATCCTCAAGACGACGGTGGCCGACAACGGGGCGGCGCTCAACGTCATCTTCCTGGGGCGCACCGACACGCTCGACCAGCTCGCACCGGTGGTGAAGGACCTGCAGGGCGGCATCAACCCGCCGCCGGGGATCACGGTGGCGCCCGGTGGCATCGCCACCGTGGGCGTGGGGCTGATCCAGAACCTCGAGAAGTCCCGGGTGCAGCTCACCTACCTCGCCATCCTCTTCGTCGGCCTCTTCCTCACCCTGCGGCTGCGCAGCCTCATCCGCGCCCTGCTGTCGCTCGTGCCGGTCCTCGTCGCCGTGGGAGCGGTGTCGCTCATCGGCGTGGCCTTCCACCTGAAGCTCAGCCCGGTCACGGCGGTGGCGGGGCCGCTGGTGGTGGCGGTCTGTACCGAATTCACGTCACTGCTCCTGTTGCGATTCGTCGAGGAACGTCAGCGCGGGCTGACACCGCGTGATGCCATGGACGCCACGGCGCGGCGCACCGGCCGGGCCTTCATGGTGTCAGGCATGACGGCCATCGCCGGCGTCGGGGTCCTCGGACTGTCGTCGATGCCGCTCCTGAGCGAGTTCGGCGTCATCGTCGCCGTCAACGTGTCCGTGGCCCTGCTGAGCGCGCTGATCGTCCTTCCTCCGATCCTCGTCTGGGCCGACCAGCGCAACTGGGTCTCGCGGGGCCTGCTGAAGGCGCCGCCGCAGCCCTACAAGACGCTCGAGGAGGAGCTGCAGGGCATGCCCGCACCGGCGCCCGCCTCGTTGACGTCGGCCTACGCGGCGGCCCCGAACGGCCCGGTCGCCTCGAACGGGCCCGTGACGTCCAACGGGCCGGTCGCCGCCAACGGGCCGGTCGCCGCCAACGGGCCCAACCGACCGCGGACACCCGAAGTGGCGCCGACGATACCGGCGGGCGCGGCACCCCCGCCGCCCCCGGCCCGCAACGCCCCGGCCCGCAACGCCCCGGCACCGGCCGCCCCGACACCGCTGTGGATCACCCCGGGCGCCAAGCCCAAGACGAACTAGGGCGTCCCCACGGCGGGCCGGCGCGCTACAGGTAGAGGCCGGTCCCGCTGTCGATGCGCTCCGAGGCCACGGCGTGGATGTCGCGCTCGCGCAGGATGACGTACTCGTCCCCCTGCACCTCGACCTCGAAGCGGTCGTCCGGGTTGAACAGCACCTTGTCGCCCACCTTGATGGTGCGGACGTGCGGCCCCACGGCGACGACCTCCGCCCACAGCAGCCGGCGCGACACCTGCGCGGTGGCGGGGATCAGGATCCCGGCGCGCGACCGGCGCTCACCTTCGGCGGCCGGCTGCTGCGCCAGGACGCGATCGGCCAGCATGGTGATGGGCTGCTTGGGCGTGGCCGGTTGCCGGGACGTCTTCGCCGAAGGGACCACGGGCGAACCGTAGCCGATCCGGTCAGCGGCGATTCCCGGCGGCACGCCCGGAGACGGGCAGCGCCAGTCGGTCGTTTGCGCCCCCCGGCGCGCCCGCGGGCGGCCTGCCGCGTGCCGGCGCGCCCCGGGCCGGCGCCCGGGCGCCCTCAGGCCGGCGCGGGTGGGCGCACCACCACGCCGCTCGCCGCCAGGAAGGACTTGGCCTCGGCCACGGTGAACTCGCGCCGGTGGAAGATCGACGCGGCCAACAGGGCGTCGGCGCCGCCGGCGACCGCCCCCTCGACGAGGTGCTCCAGCGACCCCACCCCGCCGGAGGCCACCACGGGGACGTTCACCGCCTCCACGACGGCGTGGGTGAGCCCGATGTCGAAACCGTCGCGGGTGCCGTCGCGGTCCATCGACGTGAGGAGGATCTCACCGGCGCCGAAGGTGGCGCACGCCTCGGCCCATTCCACCGCGTCGCGGCCCGTCCCCTGGCGCCCCCCGTGGGTGAAGACCTCCCACCCCGCGCCGGGGCCACGGCTGC
The sequence above is a segment of the Acidimicrobiales bacterium genome. Coding sequences within it:
- a CDS encoding co-chaperone GroES, encoding MVPSAKTSRQPATPKQPITMLADRVLAQQPAAEGERRSRAGILIPATAQVSRRLLWAEVVAVGPHVRTIKVGDKVLFNPDDRFEVEVQGDEYVILRERDIHAVASERIDSGTGLYL
- a CDS encoding MMPL family transporter: MRRTWEWLGLNLGKRAGTVALVGLVLTFALGFGIVKLRFTTSNADYLNTNDPAWINNVNYEKVFGGDPMAVLFTMKPGTTVDNLLTPHNQAEFRRISAELAKDHWVFSSVTPLDALQFGQTLLRSPTGSPLDSPAAHLLFDAISRDTNPHDKAIRSHYLTEQGIALVKTPPAKEVLSNPTWLHFVIHEVDGTVRQSLKTFVHDDHHALMAIYLQGDLNINQETTAAASVAKIINSAHFDNTSTITTGVPALLKTINDYLKHGITTLALAAGVLMVAILLLSFTVRWRLLAFAIVAVGLVWGFGLVGYFHVPLTLATIAALPVLLGVGMDYSIQMHSRIEEEVVLDRATHPIQAAARGLGPALLVVTFDAVFAFMALWFAKTPAIREFGSLLVIGIIAVCVCSIIATLAVLGIREYKSPTKGRDFSQGRLSRIVVFLGSLPQRTAVPLAIASVVILLSGIAVEGKLALQTDPIQWVNPHSQAIKDIKQLKAATGSDNEIAMRISTNHPWSDQTVKYVVNFSRQLEAKYPTGLFPAAGLINTIDQFVTVKGMKDVPPTGADMEGIYLIAPPGILKTTVADNGAALNVIFLGRTDTLDQLAPVVKDLQGGINPPPGITVAPGGIATVGVGLIQNLEKSRVQLTYLAILFVGLFLTLRLRSLIRALLSLVPVLVAVGAVSLIGVAFHLKLSPVTAVAGPLVVAVCTEFTSLLLLRFVEERQRGLTPRDAMDATARRTGRAFMVSGMTAIAGVGVLGLSSMPLLSEFGVIVAVNVSVALLSALIVLPPILVWADQRNWVSRGLLKAPPQPYKTLEEELQGMPAPAPASLTSAYAAAPNGPVASNGPVTSNGPVAANGPVAANGPNRPRTPEVAPTIPAGAAPPPPPARNAPARNAPAPAAPTPLWITPGAKPKTN